DNA from Cygnus atratus isolate AKBS03 ecotype Queensland, Australia chromosome 7, CAtr_DNAZoo_HiC_assembly, whole genome shotgun sequence:
ACTAATAATGAAGTGTGTTAAGATTTTTCTGAGAAACGAAGAGTTGACGTAAGGATATCTGCATTGCACAGGAAGTAATTTTCTGAAGTATCATCATCCACAAGGCAGGACTTGGTCTGGCAGGGGGGCAGCTGTCTTagtgcttccttttctctttctcagagATAGTGATCTGCTACAGTTGTGTTGGCAAGTGTAGCTTGAACTATAGTAGCAGTTCTTTAAATCTACAGCTTTTGACACAGCAGAATGCTGAAAAGTACAATGGAAATCATGGAGTTATGTAGTTCTTGAAAAGATACAAGATTCTTTcggaaatatttgaaagctgaATAACCAAACAGATCtttcagctgctcagctctgaTCTAAGTCAGAAACAAGTTTCATCACTGATGTGAAGTAATTTTAGAAGGAAGATTTGAATCCAAGAGCTGAATGAGTGTTGTTAACAAGGATTTTCAAAACCCAATTTCCAATTTACTGCCAATTGGTTCCCTGAGAGGTATCATGACAGAAGAACACTTTCTGAACCCTTGATGTCATTGTAAACTGCAGGACCAGAACAACATATGCAAAATTTGTCACAGTTACTTCTCTATATTCAAGTACAGattcttaaaattttcttgttttataacCAGCAACAATGTTCCCATGCCATACACTCATAGCAGTGTTGAATACGTTATTTTGAATTACTGCCAATAATTCTACGGTAATTAGAAGGACTGTCAGACTGTTATGCAAGAACCttaagagaaataaagctgCAGTTAACCATACAATTTATCTCCAGGAATTACTATTAAGAATGATTAATATTAGTCCTGCTAGCCAAATGTGTTCTGAAAACCAGAGGCATACTTCAACGCTAGGGGCTGAGGTTCCCCATCTCCTAGATGCTAGGTATGGTACAGCTCCATTTCAGATCTACAGCTGAAATAGCaactttctgtttctgtccagATGATAAGACACGAGTTCCTCTGGGAGAAAACAATGGCTACATTAATGCAAGTTATATTAGAATGAAAGTTGGAGAAGAGGAACATTTCTATATTATAACCCAAGGGCCTTTGCCTTCCACCATGGCGGATTTCTGGCAGATGGTTTGGGAGAGTGAGTCAGATGTGATTGCCATGATGATGAAAGAAGCGGAGCTAGGAAAAGTGAAATGCCATCGATACTGGCCTGAACCTCCACATGACTCCATAGACTTGGCTAACTTCCATCTCAGGCTAGACAGTTACCAGATTCTGGAATACTTCGTAGTTAGAATAATAGAAATGATCAACAAGCAGGTAAGTTGAGTCTAGTTAATACTTTCATATACAAAGAAATTGATTAGTTATCTCACATGATTAAATAGTGgtattattgtttgtttcttctgtaaCGTCTGCTCAGTACAGTTTTAGGAATGTAAAAGTCTGAGTAACAGGAAGGAAATTAAGGTAAATGAAATACTGCTTCTTTGCTTATTGCACAAGCAATGGATCCAATATTAAAAACACTTGGGTGAGAGAGTCCAAGAGTTAGTCCTTTAATAACTACAGAGTTGCTGTGTTCAGTATTTTGCAGTATTGCTTACCGTTCTTATCAAATCAGATCAGTAAGGGCTGCCTGAGTGGGTTCATATTCTGTAACAGTGGATGGAAGGAATGATTTATAGAAGGTGGCTTTCATCctaatatttaaaaggaatgataacttttttcatttgtgaaaagACATGAACACACATGAAACTAAAAAACGAACAACTCAGTTTTGAAGAACTAAAAAATACAGAACCCAATTGTAAGGACGTGGAAACTGGGACAAGTCCATCAGTCTCACCTccatatgaaacaaaacattgcaGAAATTTCTGTGGGACAGACTGATTAATGGAATCATTTATACAGTCTTACCTGTGCCAGACTAACTTAGTATCTATTTTCCTAACAAGACAGCTATTTATATTAAGAAAACACAATTCACCTTATGTCACTGAGTATAAAACATAGTAATTTGATATGGGTCTATCCAAAAGATGATAGGAAGATTGGCTGTTATATGTGATTGGGTTGCTATCTTGTTTCAATGAACATGTTATTTTTGCAACATTTGTCCTGGACCAGTATCAAATTAATACAGAATCATAGGTTTACTTCAGCAGAAATCCAGACATGCATTCGAATTCTTCTAATGGCAAAAATCTAGGTAGGCCTTTTGTATTCAGTTTAACATAGTCAATAGGAATCCACTGCCACGCGAACTGGGACTTTGGAAGGCTTCAGTCCTTACAGTTCCTGGATTCTTTTATACTGAAGATCTTCAGTTACCtaaaaaatcatatttgctGAAGAGTTACTGGCTGGACTCAGGTCTTTACAATGGAAGTCTTTACCAGTATAATAcaatactatatttttttttcatttaacttttttaacATAATAAACAATAGGGaacaaaaattttatttgtatttatttactttaattgtatttatttgcatttttattgaatttataTAGCTATATTACTAAGCTTCCAGTCAATAAGCATTTCTGGCTTTCTCttccagacagaagaaaagcGAATTATAAGGCATTTGCAGTTTACCACTTGGCCAGACCATAGTACTCCCAAACTGGCTGAGCAGCTTGTAAAATTTATTTGCTACATGAGAAAAGCTCACAGGACAGGACCTATTGTTGCTCACTGTAGTACTGGGATTGGAAGAAGTGGAGTTTTGCTGTGTGTTGAAATTCTGCTGAGCTATATAGAAAAAGATCTATGTGTAAGTATCAAACAGATCGTTGTTAAATATtacagtaaatataaatattactgATATAGATGTCAACAACATATGTAGGTATCTTACTACGTATGTTACTCCTGGTAGAAATTAATCCTAACAAAATGGAAtaaatgctgcttctgttaTTTCACAAAACAGAGATAATAACTAAAAATATACTACTTGTAGAAGAACTGAGCCCCAACTTTCCCAACAGAACATGTTCAAGTCTTTTTTCATAACTTGaacatcaataaaataaaaattgttttctcttctgataGTTCAACATTAAGCACATAGTGAGAGATTTGAGAGAGCAGCGTTTTGGCATGATCCAAACTAAGGTAAGTTCTCAATATTCTAACTAGGCTGTGATCTCAAAAAGCTTCCATTTGTGGTACATATTCTCATGCTTTGATAAATCTCTAGGTCAAAGCTGAATTTTAGCCCTCTCATGAGGAAAATGACAGCTTTGCATACAAATGgtgtgtatatttaaatatagaagATCTGTCCCTTACTGGCtaactgaaattaagaaaaaataaaaaaaaataataaaaaaaaggaaaataacctcTACATGTAGCTTGCAGGCACTTGAAATTCACTTCAGAGCACCAATATAGTACAGATACATTTCTTCTTTgggcaaaaagaaaagtggagATCACCAGTGAAATGGGTGAGACTCTACCCTGCAAAACTGCAGCCTTCAGTTGAATTCTTGCAATCGCTGAGCTCTCATTGTCCTTCTAGTGCTGAGCTAAACCTACCCCCGAAGTGTGTTCACACAGGAAAGGACAAAATATGGTTAACACAACTTAGAGCAAACAGAAAGTGGGAAGAAAAGTAAGACAAGACTAGGATAAATTCTTCTTGTAGGCAAGTATTAAAGCACATGCTTCAGGAAAATGACTGAGCACATGATTAAAATTAAGCAAGTAGATAACAGCCATTGACCTCAGTGAGATTTAAGCACATGCCTACAAGTACTGCAGTGAATCAAAAAGAACTCCTGAACTTTTACGAGTAATGGAACAAAAAGATTGAGGATGCTCTTAAATGCCTGAATTTCTGTATCCCTGTTACAAAGATGCTGGTGTTAAAAACAGCATGACAGCCAGTCCATCTTTTTTAGTCCAgaatttttgttatatttaattGGATGTTTCACACTGGTGTCTCTGTATGCAGGATCAGTATCTATTCTGTTATGAATTTGTTCTGGAAGTCCTTCAGAAACTTCAAGCAATGGATTCCTATTGACTGCAACATGTCTCTTCCCTGTTGTTATCCCCCTTGGACTCCAGGGGCCACTCAGCAATTGCTTTAAAGGAACGTCAAGCCAGCACAGACAAGTGTTATACAACATGCTCTGTCAGATTGCTCTGATTTCTAAGAAATTTAAAAGCCTTGCTTAACATCCCCTTGGTAAGTCATTTAAATCTCGGTGTACAGTTTGGAGAAACAGCAAGCCACAAGTGCAACACTGCTGTTAAATTGTCATGGACACTTTGTGTGTTCTATTgaataatatattaattattaggaaaatatttttgtactgcGACAAGGGGGTAGCAGCCTTTGTAAGCAGCTTTACTATTCAGAGGCCAGCTAAAGAGATCTAAGACTCTGCTGGTGTTGCTGGAAGATTAGTTGTCCCTTACATACAGTTGTGTACTCTTGGCTTCTGGACagcaaatcagtattttttgtAATCATGTTTTTGTGTGGAAGGACTCAATTCGGTTACCTGTGGTTGCTTGAACAATGTGGAACCATTTCCAGTCATCACTCCAGCACATGAATTTATACCACCATCACTGGACATCTTAAATCAagaaactgacagaaaaatagGATGCCTTTAACCCTTAGCTATTTGTCTTCAAAGCAACAAGAGAGTTCTAATAACTGGACGGgatattaatattttccagcAATATGAGCAGCTGTAGGTAAGGTCAGTATTCTTCTATTCCAAATCCATGTAAAAAGGAATGCaatacaaaaccaaatgaaatgaCTGTGTGTGTCTTGTGGCACACATACATTTCGTCTTCCATTGAACCTTTCCATTGATTGACTATCTTGTAATTCTCACCTAGGAACTGATCAAATCTATGGGAAGTCCCATTGGCTTCTTTAAATTAGAGTAAATAACTCTCTGTACAGATTATCACTCTtgtaaaaagtgtttttgttagTGTGAGTTTGAATTTGAGCAGAAATCTACTGTTCATGTTTGTAAGATTGTAGCTGTTTTCTATGTGAGTACTTCTAATTCCTTTATCTAGAAGGTGGTGTATATGGAAGCAGAATTTTTAGATGTGCATTGGGagagtaattttaaaacacaggaaattatAACTGCACTTATTTAACTGAGttgtacatattttaaaacttccttgATTTCAGGAGGTATTAAGAAGCATTTGATTATAAAATTGCAGTAGAAACAAGACAATAAAatagctgtttattttcattatggATGAGAGATTTATGTTCAGAAAGAATGAGgaattaaacaaattaaaagtatGGCTTTTGGAAAAAGCCATTGTAACACAATTGTAATAAAGGCCCAGAGccatgttttgctttctgccctCATATAGTCTGTTGGAAGTGAGGAAAAGATATAAATGGTATTTACGATGTAAGCCAGACGCAAATTTCAAACATACTGATAGAGATCCAGAGTAACTTTAAATCAGTGGAATAAACCTGGACCTATATCCGTATACATATAAGCAGAATTTAATGTTTTGTCTTAAATTAACTGAATTTGAGCCTTCTAAGAAGCATTACTGTCCACACGTTCTGAATACACtatatttatattacatataGAGGATTATTTGCACAATTTTGTCCAGCATCTTCAGCCAAATTTTTATTCATAATGTTATTACCTCCATTTGCTATTTGGcctttcattttggttttgattacTGTACATGTACTTCTATGCAAGATGACACTGCACACAAATGCACAATTCACGTTTTGTACCACAGCAACTTTAAAAAGCTTCtcagtaaaaatgtttctgtaattcttGCAAAGTTGTCTTTTCTGTAGTACAGAATTCTGGATTTAGCAGACAATATTTATGGCACTATTTGTTACTCCACATTTGTGCATCATCTTTGCAGCTGTTTGGCAGAAGTGTTTCCTGTTTTACAGGGAtattaaaaagatttctgaaaacactaaattgcatttcaatttctttttatgaaaaagaCATTTCGATACTAACTGCTAAACAGTAGTTATGGGAATAATAATCCTTTAGTAATGAGGGCTTGTTCTTAAACTTCCTGTAAAGGCAGAATTTGTCATGATGGTACCTTTTGTACATAACCCTAAAGTGGGTACTACCAACTTCTGAGATATTCTGCCACATTCCATGTTCTTATCCTGTAGGAATATAATAATTCAGTGCCTTTAAACTGATACCATGGTAATGACTCCTCTAATGACATCCTCACTCGGTCTGAACTTAATTTCAGATGAGGCGTACAACTTTACACAGATCTAGTCCGCTAATGCTGCTAGCAGAGTGACTCAAAGCAGAACTGCCCTTTGCTTTGTAATCTGTTACATAACAAAGAAACTTTCATCCATAGAAAATCTCAGAGCCTCTCAGACCAACTTTGAGCAGAGCTAGATAGATGCAATTCACCACATGCTGTGTGACAGGCCCTCCATCTGTCACGGTCCTGGTGTGATCCCACAGAGAGTGCCTCTCAAGCCAGagcctgaaaacattttaaggcAACTGCAGGCTTGCAAGGGGTGATTAGTTCTGCACATCTGAAGCTAAAGGCCAGTCACCTCAGTACTAGTACCACTCATGAGCTCAACTGACAGTCTAGACAGCAGATGAATTTTGAGGAGAGAAGGACTGAAACGACATTCACAAATTCTTCCTATATATAGACTATGTTTAGAGACATTTGGGagaacttgcttttttttttttcttttttcagacaGGTATCATATCTAGAGATGTTCATAACTAGAGAAATTCTTTATCTACGCTCAGTAacatttatcacagaatcacagaattgtttggggtggaagggaccttaaagacccaaagccttgtccaacctggccttgaacaccttcagggatggggcatccacagcttctctgggcagcccatgccagtgcctcaccaccctcatagtagAGGATTTCTTCTGAGATCAAGACTCAATGATACACATTCATATATAACAAAAGAAACCATTCCTTAACGATCAGAAACAATACTGCTCTGGCCCATTTCTGATTTGATATTATTTAGCATAGAAATTGATCTGACTGGAACTTGCATACATCCTAACAACTTTTCTCTAACTGTCTTTGGGGTTGGAGTTTATGTCCTTACTGAACAACATCTGTGATGGCAAAAGTGAAACGCAAATATCACCAGTACTGCAAAATAAGAACTAGGAAATACTGCCATCTATGGGCACACCACTATTGTGACAACATTAACTGCAATCAGTCGCTTGTGCCGTTGGAGCGGAGCTACTACTATATTACATAGTATATATTCTGCTGCTGGTCCTACAGGTCctaaaataatgataatgaaataCTCAGCCTCAGGGAAGTGCAGATACGTGTCTACAATTCTGACAGGATCTGTGCAAATCTAGACCAAAGCCTAAATTATGAATAAACCTGCTCTTCACCTTAAAGCAGGGGTGCTTTCGGAATGAAGCACTTTcttcatttactgaaaattatGAGTAACGGGAAATACTACTGGGGTTCTATAAGAACTGTTTTTATGAAATGTTCTCAGCAGCTGAATCTAATTGGGTTGGGGTTTACCTAGTATGAGATAACCCCTGTaaacttgtttcttttgttaAGTATATTGCAAACTGATCTGCAGAATGAGGACTGGAGGTAATATCATGTATCTCAGTGCAATGATCCTGGCCATTGTGCACTGAGGAATGTGATCTATGTACCAGTTaacctgtgctgtgctgcatgtACAGCTTAATCTCAGGTCTGTGTTGTGCCGTGAATATTCCTTGGCTGTATGATAAACTTAGCCAGCTAATTGTAACAGAGAGCCTGGAGGCAGCCCCCATTTGCTATCAGTAATTATGCCACCTGCGTGTCCTTGCCTTTATCTAACAGTGCAGCAAGAAGTTCTCTTGTGAATGTCCTTTCTTTTTGGCAGTACAAATGGAGTTGTTTTCCTGTAAGAAAATCCTGTGATAGTTCAAATGACCGAAATGGGGTAACCCTTCCATAGACCAGGTCTGCACAGCATGCTGTGCCCTGATCAGCACATAGGTGCCTGTTCAATGCTGCAGAACTTGGGGTTCCCACCATCTGAACAGATGTAAGATTATTCTGACTATTCTCTCTCCTGTTATAGTGTTGGGTCTGGCAtatagcattttaaatgatCCTTTTCAGGGTCTGAGTGCTTTTCTTACTGGAATTATAATCGAACAGCACCTCCTGCTAAAAAACACTCAGTTACTTCTGAGTGGTGTTTCTGACAGTTGTTAGATCACAAAGCTGGGATCAACATAAAGATTGCCTGCATCAGCTTCAAGATTGCTTGCAAAGATGATTGACTATTATTGTAATACTACAAAGAATAGATGCCAGCTGAGATCTCTATACTGAAAAGAGACCTGGCTCTTGTGGCTTAAGCAGACTACAGCTGAGAGTCCACCATTAGACCAATCTTTAAATGTACAGTAGCACGTGTGATGGAAAGGGACAGCACTTTCAAAGGAATGTATAACAGTAAAGTATGATTTGCACATAATTTTGTACTGATGTAACTCTGTAGGTTTAGAAATAAGATTGTGAAATCTGATCAGTGTTCTGTAGTGCCATATAGGTATCATTGGCTTTACTTTGGTCACTTACATAATGCACACCAGTAATAATAGAACCTCATACTTTATTCAGGCTTCTTTGGACCCAAAAGCATAGAACGAATAccagagaatcacagaaccacaaaaccacagaatagttgaggtaGAAGGATCTCTAGAGAGAGAGAGCATCCAGTCTAAACTTCCCAGCTCAAAGCAGTGTTATCTAGAGCTCAGGAAAGTAATCCAATTGGGTGTTGAGTatttccaaggatggagactccatgACCTgtcttggcaacctgttctggtTTTTGACAACCCTTAGAGCAAAAAGGTTTTTCCTTATGTTTAAGTGGAATTGCTTGTATTTTAAGTAGCGCCCTTGcatcttgtcctgtcactggatACCACCACCAAGAGTCTGGTTTCATCTTTTTACTCCCACCCGTACCAAGAACTTGGTACATATTGATAAAgcccccctgagccttctcttctccaggctaacgTCAGCCACAGgtctctcagcttctccttttATGACAGATATTCCAATTTCTTAATCATCTCAGTGGCCTTAATAAGCCAATACTCAGAGAGGACTATGACTCAGAGAGGATGAGATTCCATACAACCACTGCATGTCTACTGAAATCACGAGTGCCATGTTTTGGTGCCTATCAGCAAGAGAGGGTTACTGTTTTAACATCTCTTATGCACTAATCAAGGCCTCAGAAGCTAAGATTGGAGTTTAAGAGGAGATGCAGAGACTGGAGTACCTCTTAGATATCAGTTTTCAGTTGTCAGTGACTGGCTCTACTTTCCAGCT
Protein-coding regions in this window:
- the PTPN20 gene encoding tyrosine-protein phosphatase non-receptor type 20; translation: MPHRISILPRSRAFVSEDELIHLINFKPSLTGVCPRTGIRGLIRGLQSRIENQEVLKEFMDLEHVKPTDDCRTGKAQENRDKNRYQDILPYDKTRVPLGENNGYINASYIRMKVGEEEHFYIITQGPLPSTMADFWQMVWESESDVIAMMMKEAELGKVKCHRYWPEPPHDSIDLANFHLRLDSYQILEYFVVRIIEMINKQTEEKRIIRHLQFTTWPDHSTPKLAEQLVKFICYMRKAHRTGPIVAHCSTGIGRSGVLLCVEILLSYIEKDLCFNIKHIVRDLREQRFGMIQTKDQYLFCYEFVLEVLQKLQAMDSY